Within the Deinococcus aerophilus genome, the region CCGCCTGAACGGCGGGTCCTTTTCCGACTGAACTTTCCTGAGGAAAGGTCCGTCTTACTTCTTCATCAGCCCCTGGGCGATGTTGTTCGGCACCTGGGTGTAGTGGTCGAAGAACATCGAGTAGCTCGCGCGACCCTGGGTCATCGAGCGCATGTCGGTGGCGTACCCGAACATCTCGCTCAGCGGCACGAAGGCCTTGACGATCTGGGCGTTGCCGCGCGCTTCCATGCCCTGGATCTGACCGCGGCGGCTGTTCAGGTCGCCGATGATGTCGCCCATGTAGTCCTCGGGCACGGTCACTTCCACGCGCATGACCGGTTCCAGGATGGCCGGAGCGCCCTTCTGGACGGCTTCCTTGAGCGCCATGCTGCCCGCGATCTTGAAGGCCATTTCCGAGGAGTCCACTTCGTGGTAGCTGCCGTCGTAAATGGTGACCTTCATGTCCACCACCGGGAAGCCCAGCATGGGGCCGCTCTGCATGGCTTCTTCAATGCCCTTCTGGGCCGGGTTGATGTACTCGCGGGGCACGGTGCCGCCCACGACGGCGTTCTCGAACACAAAGCCGGACCCGGGCTCCAGCGGCTCGGCCTTGATCTTGACGTGACCGAACTGGCCGCGTCCGCCCGACTGGCGCACGAACTTGCCTTCCACGTCGGTGGCCTTGGTGATGGTCTCGCGGTAGGCCACCTGGGGCGCGCCCACGTTGGCCTCCACCTTGTACTCGCGCTTCAGGCGGTCCACCAGGATTTCCAGGTGCAGCTCGCCCATGCCCGAGATGGTGGTCTGGCCGCTTTCCTGGTCCGACTCCACCCGGAAGGTGGGGTCCTCTTCGGCGAGCTTCTGCAGGCCAATGCCCATCTTTTCCTGGTCGGCCTTGGTCTTGGGCTCGATGGCCAGCTTGATGACGGGTTCCGGCACGTCGATGCTCTCGAGCAGCACGGCGTCGTCGCCGTCGCCGATCAGGGTGTTGCCGGTGCCCGAGTCCTTGAGGCCGATCACGGCGCCCAGTTCCCCGGCCTTCAGCTCGGTGACTTCCTCGCGGCTGTTGGCGTGCATCTTCAGCAGACGGCCCACGCGCTCGCGCTTGTCCTTGCTCGCGTTCATCACGTAGCTGCCCGACTGCATGGTGCCCGAGTAGATGCGCACGAAGGTCAGGCGGCCCACGTAGGGGTCGGCCATGATCTTGAAGGCCAGCGCGGCCAGCTTGCCGTCGGGGTCGGCGGGGAACTCGACGGTTTCCTCGCTGTCCTCGACCTTGCCGCGGATCGCCGGAACTTCCAGCGGGCTGGGCAGGTAGTCGATCACGGCGTCGAGCAGCAGCTGCACGCCCTTGTTCTTCAGCGCGCTGCCGCACAGCACCGGGAAGATCCTCTTCTCGACGGTGCCCTTACGGATGGCGGCCACAAGTTCCTCGACGCTGGGCTCCTCACCTTCGAGGTACTTCATCATCAGGTCTTCGTCGACTTCGGCGGCGGCCTCGATCAGCTGTGAGCGCATCTCGGCGACCTTGTCGGCGAACTCGGCAGGCACCTCGCCCACGACGATGTCGGTGCCTAGGTCGTTGGTGTAGGTGTGGGCCTGCATGCGCACGATGTCGATGATGCCCTTGAACTCGTTTTCCTGACCCATCGGGTACTGGATGGGAGCAGGAATGGCGCCCAGACGTTCACGGATGTCGCTCAGCACGAGTTCGAAGCTCGCGCCGGTCTTGTCCATCTTGTTGGAGAATGCGATGCGCGGCACGCCGTAGCGGTCGGCCTGACGCCACACGGTCTCGGACTGCGGCTCCACGCCCTGGCTGCTGTCGAACACGGCGACGGCGCCGTCGAGCACGCGCATGGACCGCTCGACTTCAATGGTGAAGTCCACGTGGCCGGGCGTGTCGATGATGTTCACGACGTATTCTTGGTCGGTGCCCGAACGCTTCCACTTCGCGGTGGTCGCGGCGGCGGTGATGGTGATGCCGCGCTCGCGCTCCTGCTCCATCCAGTCCATGGTGGCCGCGCCGTCGTGCACTTCACCGATGTTGTGGGTGCGCCCGGTGTAGTACAGGATGCGCTCGGTGGTGGTGGTCTTGCCGGCGTCGATGTGCGCGGCAATTCCGATGTTGCGGAAGTGGGTCAGGTAACTCTGGGCTTTGGTGGTCATTTAGACTCCCTGATGCTGACGGAGAACGTGTCTCGCTCCCCGGATGACGGTGGGCTGGGCTGAACCCGGGGTCCGGCGCTCGTGTACCCCTCTCACGCGAGATGGACGGTAGGAAAGCCCACCGTCCGGTTCTTGACGCTTGGGCAGAAAACGCTTACCAGCGGTAGTGCGCGTAGGCGCGGTTGGCTTCGGCCATGCGCTCGATGTCGTCTTTCTTCTTGATGGCGCCGCCCCGGCCCTGCGCGGCGTCCATGATCTCGCCGGCCAGACGCTCGATGGCGGTGCGCTCGGGGCGTCCGTCCACGGCGGTCATCATCCAGCGCAGCGTCAGGCTCTGCTGACGGCGCACGCCGACTTCGACCGGCACCTGGTAGGTGGACCCGCCCACGCGGCGGCTGCGGACTTCAACGCGCGGCTTGACGTTGTCAAAGGCCTGCTTGAAGATCTTGAGCGACTCCTGGCCGGTGCGCTCCTGCACGACCTTCATGGCTCCGTAGAAAATACGGCTGGCCAGGTTCTTCTTGCCGTCTTCCATGATGCGGTTGATCATCGCGCTGACCAGCACGTCCTGGTACACCAGGTCCGGCTGGAGGGGGCGCACTTCTGCTCTGCGGCGACGTGCCATGTTGAACTCCTCTTGTAAAGCGCCCTAACGGGGGGCGCAGATAGCGTGCTGCATGGGCCTCACCTCTGGTGATCCAGAAGAAAGTGGTGGGGCGCGGCCGACCCTCGCTTTGCTGCCGGCAGCCGTGGCGGCCGGGCAGCGAAAACGAGTCTTACTTCTTGGCGCCCGCCTTGGCACCGGCCTTGGGCTTCTTGGTGCCGTACTTGGAGCGGCTCTTGTTGCGGTCCTTGACGCCCTGGGTGTCGAGGCTGCCACGCACGATGTGGTAACGCACACCGGGCAAGTCCTTCACACGTCCGCCGCGGATCAGTACGACGCTGTGCTCCTGCAGGTTGTGGCCTTCACCGGGGATGTAGGCGGTGACTTCAAAGCCGCTGCTCAGGCG harbors:
- the rpsL gene encoding 30S ribosomal protein S12, giving the protein MPTTQQLIRKGRTTLQKKSKVPALKGSPFRRGVCTVVKTTTPKKPNSALRKIARVRLSSGFEVTAYIPGEGHNLQEHSVVLIRGGRVKDLPGVRYHIVRGSLDTQGVKDRNKSRSKYGTKKPKAGAKAGAKK
- the rpsG gene encoding 30S ribosomal protein S7, with protein sequence MARRRRAEVRPLQPDLVYQDVLVSAMINRIMEDGKKNLASRIFYGAMKVVQERTGQESLKIFKQAFDNVKPRVEVRSRRVGGSTYQVPVEVGVRRQQSLTLRWMMTAVDGRPERTAIERLAGEIMDAAQGRGGAIKKKDDIERMAEANRAYAHYRW
- the fusA gene encoding elongation factor G; amino-acid sequence: MTTKAQSYLTHFRNIGIAAHIDAGKTTTTERILYYTGRTHNIGEVHDGAATMDWMEQERERGITITAAATTAKWKRSGTDQEYVVNIIDTPGHVDFTIEVERSMRVLDGAVAVFDSSQGVEPQSETVWRQADRYGVPRIAFSNKMDKTGASFELVLSDIRERLGAIPAPIQYPMGQENEFKGIIDIVRMQAHTYTNDLGTDIVVGEVPAEFADKVAEMRSQLIEAAAEVDEDLMMKYLEGEEPSVEELVAAIRKGTVEKRIFPVLCGSALKNKGVQLLLDAVIDYLPSPLEVPAIRGKVEDSEETVEFPADPDGKLAALAFKIMADPYVGRLTFVRIYSGTMQSGSYVMNASKDKRERVGRLLKMHANSREEVTELKAGELGAVIGLKDSGTGNTLIGDGDDAVLLESIDVPEPVIKLAIEPKTKADQEKMGIGLQKLAEEDPTFRVESDQESGQTTISGMGELHLEILVDRLKREYKVEANVGAPQVAYRETITKATDVEGKFVRQSGGRGQFGHVKIKAEPLEPGSGFVFENAVVGGTVPREYINPAQKGIEEAMQSGPMLGFPVVDMKVTIYDGSYHEVDSSEMAFKIAGSMALKEAVQKGAPAILEPVMRVEVTVPEDYMGDIIGDLNSRRGQIQGMEARGNAQIVKAFVPLSEMFGYATDMRSMTQGRASYSMFFDHYTQVPNNIAQGLMKK